One Aquisalimonas asiatica DNA window includes the following coding sequences:
- a CDS encoding long-chain-acyl-CoA synthetase — protein sequence MEEKTRVGMTELAAGALRIIPRLPTANKGLALLPLIRSGQRRSIGRMVEKWARKRPGAIALRDAGGELTYRDLSGSANRIGHLLQQEGVRKGDAVAVLMHNRKELVVAATGALKFGGVAGLLNYNQQGDVLAHSLALIEPRALIVGTECREAFESVRDRLPASLAGRVFWVADGDAAPIDGLRDLDGECAGMTAEDPPAGEDVRTQDAAFLIFTSGTTGMPKAAIMSHGRWLRAMAGVGMASLRMARSDVFYCPLPLYHNNAITLAWGATLSAGATLAIGRKFSASRFWDEVSAFQATAFCYIGELCRYLLEQPAHPLERSHGVRVVLGNGLRPELWQAFRERFGVPHINEFYGASECNLLFTNSFNVDASCGFCPLSYAVVAYDPDTEEPVRDSKGRLRQVRTGESGLLLSRVTRLSPFDGYTSEEEGERKLLRDGFRRGDCWFNTGDLVRAMGFRHVQFVDRLGDTFRWKGENVATTEVESVMNAHEQVHEAVVYGVEVPDAEGRAGMASLTLVDDRRPLDGRGLAEHLHARLPEYAVPLFLRVRDGHDSTTTFKYQKTALKREGFDPRTVPDPVYVLRDRQRGYEPMDAQLHDAFCAGAHGDQREAVNE from the coding sequence ATGGAGGAGAAGACACGTGTCGGCATGACCGAGCTGGCCGCCGGGGCGCTGCGGATCATCCCGCGGCTGCCCACGGCCAACAAGGGGCTGGCATTGCTGCCACTGATCCGCTCCGGTCAGCGCCGTTCCATCGGCCGGATGGTGGAGAAGTGGGCCCGCAAGCGGCCCGGCGCCATCGCGCTGCGTGACGCCGGTGGCGAGCTGACCTACCGCGATCTGAGTGGTTCGGCCAACCGGATCGGTCACTTGCTGCAGCAGGAGGGAGTCCGCAAGGGCGATGCCGTTGCCGTACTCATGCACAACCGCAAGGAGCTTGTGGTGGCCGCCACCGGCGCTCTCAAGTTCGGCGGGGTCGCCGGGTTGCTGAACTACAACCAGCAGGGCGACGTGCTGGCGCACAGCCTGGCCCTGATCGAGCCCCGGGCCCTGATCGTGGGGACCGAATGCCGGGAGGCGTTCGAGTCGGTGCGTGACCGCCTGCCCGCATCCCTGGCCGGGCGGGTATTCTGGGTTGCAGACGGTGACGCCGCACCGATCGACGGTCTCCGCGACCTGGATGGTGAGTGCGCCGGCATGACCGCCGAAGATCCGCCCGCGGGTGAAGACGTGCGCACCCAGGATGCGGCGTTTCTCATCTTCACGTCGGGCACTACCGGCATGCCGAAAGCGGCCATCATGAGTCATGGCCGCTGGTTGCGGGCCATGGCGGGCGTGGGCATGGCGTCGCTGCGAATGGCCCGCAGCGATGTCTTCTACTGCCCGCTGCCCCTGTACCACAACAACGCCATTACCCTGGCCTGGGGGGCGACACTCAGCGCGGGGGCCACTCTGGCCATCGGCCGGAAGTTCTCCGCCTCCCGGTTCTGGGACGAGGTCAGTGCCTTCCAGGCCACCGCGTTCTGCTACATCGGCGAACTGTGCCGTTACCTGCTCGAGCAGCCGGCGCATCCGCTGGAGCGCAGCCATGGCGTGCGCGTGGTGCTTGGAAACGGGCTGCGGCCCGAGCTGTGGCAGGCCTTCCGCGAGCGTTTCGGCGTCCCCCATATCAATGAGTTCTACGGCGCCAGCGAGTGCAATCTGCTGTTCACCAACAGCTTCAACGTCGATGCCTCCTGCGGGTTCTGTCCGCTGTCCTACGCCGTGGTCGCCTACGACCCGGACACGGAGGAGCCCGTACGGGACAGCAAAGGCCGGCTGCGGCAGGTGCGGACCGGCGAGTCGGGGCTGTTGCTCTCCCGTGTTACCCGCCTGTCTCCCTTCGACGGGTATACCAGCGAGGAGGAGGGGGAGCGCAAACTCCTGCGCGACGGGTTCCGCCGTGGCGACTGCTGGTTCAATACCGGTGACCTGGTGCGCGCCATGGGGTTTCGCCATGTGCAGTTCGTGGACCGGCTCGGGGATACGTTCCGCTGGAAAGGCGAGAACGTGGCCACCACCGAGGTGGAGTCGGTCATGAACGCCCATGAGCAGGTTCACGAGGCGGTGGTGTACGGGGTCGAAGTGCCGGATGCGGAGGGACGGGCCGGCATGGCCTCCCTCACGCTCGTGGATGACCGCAGGCCGCTGGATGGTCGCGGGCTTGCCGAGCACCTGCACGCCCGGCTGCCCGAGTATGCCGTGCCGCTGTTCCTGCGGGTACGTGACGGCCACGACAGCACCACCACGTTCAAATACCAGAAAACCGCCCTCAAGCGCGAAGGCTTCGATCCGCGGACGGTACCCGACCCGGTCTATGTGCTGCGGGACCGTCAGCGCGGTTACGAGCCCATGGATGCGCAGCTCCACGACGCGTTCTGCGCCGGGGCGCACGGCGATCAGCGGGAGGCGGTGAATGAGTGA
- a CDS encoding 3-oxoacyl-ACP reductase, giving the protein MSDYLIRASRHPVLRRGIDALGLPTPAPLVRARQPWADALLGGRRVACAAPNRDQAAVEGVLTAAGASVAGDQEAVEGLVFDGRGLERPADLGAVYAFFHGVLPRLQHNGRVVVLAVPPESVADPAAAATQRALEGVTRSLAKELGRRQAAANMIYVRPGSEAMLAPPLQWLLSPWAAYVDGQPLTVDSPAEGHAVPLAGSLRGKTALVTGASRGIGAATARRLAAEGAQVLCLDRPAVDAELQALASELGGGALAVDITAPGTPAETAAVLRTMAGGVDLVVHNAGVTRDRTLARMSRDEWDAVLAVNLEAVLAMDGQLLDVEDLVRPGGRIVCLSSIGGIAGNVGQTNYAASKAALIAYVAAQGRRLAPRGIGCNAVAPGFIETQMTAAMPFTVREGGRRLNAFSQGGHPDDVADAVAFLGSPGAAGITGQTLRVCGQSLLGA; this is encoded by the coding sequence ATGAGTGACTACCTGATTCGCGCGAGCCGCCATCCCGTTCTGCGCCGGGGCATCGACGCGCTGGGGTTGCCGACGCCCGCGCCACTGGTACGCGCCCGCCAGCCCTGGGCCGATGCACTGCTCGGGGGGCGGCGGGTCGCCTGCGCGGCGCCGAACCGTGATCAGGCCGCTGTCGAGGGGGTGCTGACGGCGGCGGGAGCGTCTGTGGCAGGTGATCAGGAGGCGGTGGAGGGGCTGGTCTTCGACGGCCGCGGGCTGGAACGGCCCGCGGATCTGGGGGCTGTATACGCGTTCTTCCACGGCGTACTGCCGCGCCTGCAGCACAACGGCCGGGTCGTGGTGCTGGCCGTGCCCCCGGAGTCCGTGGCAGATCCCGCGGCGGCGGCAACCCAGCGCGCCCTGGAAGGGGTCACGCGTTCGCTTGCCAAGGAGCTGGGGCGTCGCCAGGCCGCCGCCAACATGATTTACGTGCGGCCCGGCAGCGAGGCCATGCTGGCGCCGCCGCTGCAGTGGCTGCTGTCACCCTGGGCCGCGTACGTGGACGGGCAGCCGCTGACGGTTGACTCACCGGCTGAAGGTCACGCCGTGCCTCTGGCGGGGTCCCTGCGCGGAAAAACGGCACTGGTGACCGGCGCGTCCCGGGGTATCGGGGCGGCCACCGCAAGGCGGCTTGCCGCCGAGGGGGCGCAGGTGCTGTGCCTGGACCGGCCGGCGGTCGACGCCGAACTCCAGGCGCTTGCCAGTGAGCTGGGCGGCGGGGCCCTGGCGGTGGACATCACCGCGCCCGGCACCCCCGCCGAGACCGCAGCGGTGCTGCGCACGATGGCGGGCGGTGTGGACCTGGTGGTCCACAATGCCGGGGTGACCCGGGACCGGACCCTGGCACGGATGAGCCGGGATGAGTGGGATGCCGTGCTGGCAGTGAACCTGGAGGCCGTCCTGGCCATGGACGGGCAGCTTCTGGACGTGGAGGATCTGGTCCGGCCGGGTGGCCGGATCGTATGCCTGTCGTCCATCGGCGGGATTGCCGGCAACGTGGGGCAGACCAACTACGCGGCCAGCAAGGCGGCGCTGATCGCCTACGTCGCCGCACAGGGGCGCAGGCTCGCCCCGCGCGGGATCGGCTGCAACGCGGTTGCTCCGGGATTCATCGAAACGCAGATGACCGCGGCCATGCCCTTCACTGTCCGGGAGGGTGGGCGCCGGCTGAATGCGTTCTCCCAGGGCGGGCATCCGGACGATGTGGCCGACGCGGTGGCGTTCCTGGGCAGTCCGGGTGCCGCGGGGATCACCGGCCAGACCCTGCGCGTTTGCGGACAATCCCTGCTGGGGGCGTAG
- a CDS encoding MaoC/PaaZ C-terminal domain-containing protein, which produces MGGSSHTRHYSRMPSAFRGLVRAALRGGATAETAGDVPPIVACVPPAPPDARRLNAYRAVCGFADDGLLPVTYPHAMAGPLHLAALTHPAFPFRLPGLVHVRNTVCQYRGIDAGEPLALQVALGGRREVDKGVEFDMTTSALDAAGAVVWTGTSTNLARRAGRRPGGARSVPAMGGYAEIGAWEAPAGIGRRYGWIAGDLNPIHLHDALARVFGMPGSIAHGMWLFARSLAALQPSWPGAVRLEVAFRRPVRLPGQVRQWVRDDDGGTTYVLTDPGAEVRHLSGSVAAVP; this is translated from the coding sequence ATGGGGGGCAGCAGCCATACACGGCATTATTCGCGCATGCCGTCGGCGTTCCGGGGCCTGGTCCGCGCCGCCCTGCGTGGCGGCGCCACCGCAGAAACCGCTGGCGACGTGCCCCCCATCGTGGCCTGCGTGCCCCCGGCGCCACCCGATGCGCGCCGCCTGAACGCCTACCGTGCCGTGTGTGGCTTCGCCGACGACGGCCTGCTGCCGGTCACCTATCCGCACGCCATGGCCGGGCCGCTCCATCTGGCGGCGCTGACACACCCCGCGTTTCCGTTTCGGTTGCCGGGGCTGGTCCATGTGCGCAACACGGTGTGCCAGTACCGCGGCATCGACGCCGGCGAACCGCTCGCCCTGCAGGTGGCGCTTGGTGGCAGGCGGGAGGTGGACAAGGGCGTGGAGTTCGACATGACCACGTCGGCACTGGACGCCGCGGGAGCTGTCGTGTGGACCGGCACCAGTACCAATCTCGCCCGCCGCGCCGGCAGGCGCCCGGGCGGGGCGCGGAGCGTGCCGGCCATGGGGGGTTATGCCGAGATCGGCGCCTGGGAGGCGCCGGCGGGGATCGGGCGCCGTTACGGGTGGATTGCAGGGGATCTCAACCCCATCCACCTGCATGATGCCCTGGCACGGGTCTTCGGCATGCCCGGGTCGATTGCCCACGGTATGTGGCTGTTCGCCCGCAGCCTCGCTGCGCTGCAGCCGTCCTGGCCGGGTGCGGTCCGCCTGGAGGTCGCGTTCCGCCGCCCGGTGCGTCTGCCGGGCCAGGTCCGCCAGTGGGTCCGTGATGACGACGGGGGCACCACCTATGTACTCACGGACCCCGGGGCCGAGGTGCGGCATCTGAGCGGTTCCGTGGCCGCCGTGCCCTGA
- a CDS encoding tetratricopeptide repeat protein, with the protein MGTARMLVGSILLGAGLATADEPPHWEGEWNAFPDDLGTFEYSPDELREAWQALHRRDGLPWPDADHVERWGEGVDDPAQVAETLVQGWRQYHAGDFQKAYRIGTEAGHAGNLLAGRAWLTYANHLPDDSDDRAAMLAHGVEMMEERMQSRDGAIPPWEHAGFALLLGQHSKHLSTGQAVRAGIPGRVTDHLDAALEEMPELPSALGTYGGYHTELVDRVGGALARLTYGANRDEAVSWFEKALEEDPDLVMARTEYGEALLRLDRDGNWDAAMAQLERALDTEPRDADDALERERARRIKAEWKAERESDDDNGELPEGLGG; encoded by the coding sequence ATGGGCACAGCGCGCATGCTGGTCGGCTCGATCCTGCTGGGCGCAGGGCTTGCCACCGCGGACGAACCACCGCACTGGGAGGGTGAATGGAACGCCTTCCCGGACGATCTCGGTACCTTCGAGTACTCCCCGGACGAGCTGCGCGAGGCGTGGCAGGCGCTGCACAGGCGCGACGGGCTCCCCTGGCCGGACGCGGACCACGTGGAACGGTGGGGGGAAGGCGTGGACGACCCGGCGCAGGTCGCAGAGACGCTCGTCCAGGGGTGGCGGCAATACCACGCCGGCGACTTCCAGAAGGCCTACCGGATCGGCACCGAAGCCGGCCACGCCGGCAATCTTCTCGCCGGCCGCGCCTGGCTGACCTACGCCAACCATCTTCCCGACGACAGCGATGACCGTGCCGCCATGCTCGCCCACGGCGTGGAGATGATGGAGGAACGGATGCAGAGCCGCGACGGCGCTATCCCGCCCTGGGAGCACGCCGGCTTCGCCCTGCTGCTGGGCCAGCACTCGAAGCACCTCTCCACTGGTCAGGCAGTGCGTGCCGGTATCCCCGGACGGGTGACCGATCACCTGGACGCGGCCCTGGAGGAAATGCCGGAACTCCCCTCCGCGCTGGGGACCTATGGCGGCTACCACACGGAGCTGGTCGACCGGGTCGGCGGTGCCCTGGCCCGGCTCACTTACGGCGCCAATCGCGACGAAGCGGTCTCCTGGTTCGAGAAGGCGCTGGAGGAAGACCCGGATCTGGTCATGGCACGCACCGAGTATGGCGAAGCGCTGCTGCGACTGGATCGTGACGGTAACTGGGACGCGGCCATGGCGCAGCTGGAACGCGCTCTCGACACCGAGCCCCGTGACGCCGACGACGCACTGGAGCGGGAGCGCGCACGCCGGATCAAGGCCGAGTGGAAAGCGGAGCGGGAGTCGGACGACGATAACGGGGAACTGCCGGAGGGGCTTGGCGGCTGA